A single genomic interval of Lathyrus oleraceus cultivar Zhongwan6 chromosome 7, CAAS_Psat_ZW6_1.0, whole genome shotgun sequence harbors:
- the LOC127102387 gene encoding uncharacterized protein LOC127102387, with translation MDPINYIFENPALIERLARWHMLLSENDIQYISHKVIKGSVLSNYLAHQPVEEYQPLEFDFPDEDIMAIKDYEIPGPKEGPKSGSRWKLMFDGSSNYMGHGVGVVLMNPNGGYTPVTAMLCFDCINNIAEYEACILVIKVAVDLRIKILEVYGDSTLVIYQIKGERETRNAKLIPYRA, from the coding sequence atggatccaataaatTACATCTTCGAAAATCCTGCCTTAATCGaaagactcgcccgttggcatATGTTACTGTCTGAGAATGACATACAATACATATCCCATAAAGTTATAAAAGGAAGTGTGTTGTCTAACTACCTTGCACACCAACCAGTCGAAGAATACCAGCCACTGGaatttgacttccctgatgaagatatcATGGCAATAAAGGATTATGAAATCCCAGGACCTAAGGAAGGACCCAAATCAGGATCTCGAtggaagctcatgttcgatggttcctccaattacatggggcatggaGTGGGAGTtgttttgatgaatccaaatggtggATATACTCCGGTCACAGCAATGCTGTGCTTTGATTGCATAAataatatagcagaatatgaggcaTGCATCCTGGTTATTAAAGTCGCAGTTGacctccgaatcaaaatccttgaGGTATATGGTGACTCAACTTTGGTAATAtatcaaatcaaaggagaacGGGAAACCCGCAATGCCAAGCTAATCCCGTATCGCGCTTAA